The Amblyomma americanum isolate KBUSLIRL-KWMA chromosome 6, ASM5285725v1, whole genome shotgun sequence genome has a window encoding:
- the LOC144136747 gene encoding trehalose transporter 1-like protein, translating into MDRLDFTPLRSPVSNGGPDMQRPCSGEYSPGFLKVVEFSGMQPRRDAASEATARRRFYLCVAAAYLAMMSVGVMCAYSSPALPQIRERFNLTENDVAWFGSLVLPGAALGGLVGGQLVNLIGRRATMVSSTVWFVSGWICIILAKSTPLLFIGRFLTGGGMGTAAPTTSVYLSEVSPSRLRGLLNTGCNLLMAVGILLGYVMGKWLYYTWLAAACIVPAFVSGAAFVLYVQESPRWLIQKGRRSQAIDALKFYRGPKVEEEFSLLERSASNMPGLSWADIRQPQIYKPFLCSLLPMFMQQAAGLNVLLFYAKDIYDEAGASLESNDCAIIGGGITVATFLVATLLADKAGRKALFIVSAITTVIALGMLGLYFYLKDINGEDFPKHYGWFPLFAIGTYCVGHSLGLGPLPFVFLGEMIPLKAKGVASGICTAFLFGVGFLVVKEHFDLQHLLGTAGAYWLYGSLVMAAFVPFVMFVPETKGKSLEEIEKLFSGSGSQPSVYITAADHVKLPSC; encoded by the exons ATGGATCGGCTAGACTTCACGCCGCTGCGAAGCCCAGTTTCAAATGGAGGGCCGGACATGCAAAGACCATGCAGTGGGGAATATTCGCCCGGTTTTCTTAAAG TGGTCGAGTTCTCGGGCATGCAGCCGCGGCGGGACGCGGCGAGCGAGGCGACAGCGCGGCGACGCTTCTACCTCTGCGTGGCTGCCGCCTACCTCGCCATGATGTCGGTGGGCGTCATGTGCGCCTACTCGTCGCCAGCGCTGCCGCAGATCCGAGAGCGCTTCAACCTCACAGAAAACGACGTTGCCTGGTTCGGCTCGCTCGTGCTGCCCGGCGCTGCCCTGGGCGGTCTGGTCGGAG GTCAACTAGTCAATCTCATCGGACGGAGAGCCACAATGGTTTCCAGCACAGTCTGGTTTGTGTCCGGCTGGATCTGCATCATCTTGGCAAAGTCGACACCTTTGCTTTTCATCGGCCGCTTCTTGACAGGCGGAGGCATGGGCACGGCAGCGCCTACTACGTCCGTGTACCTATCCGAGGTGTCACCTTCCCGCCTGCGCGGCCTGCTGAATACGGGCTGCAACCTTCTCATGGCCGTCGGTATTCTGCTGGGCTACGTGATGGGCAAATGGTTGTACTACACCTGGTTAGCGGCAGCCTGCATTGTACCTGCTTTCGTGTCGGGGGCAGCGTTCGTCCTCTATGTTCAGGAATCTCCACGATGGCTAATACAAAAGGGACGTCGCAGTCAGGCCATAGATGCACTCAAGTTCTACAGGGGGCCAAAGGTGGAAGAAGAGTTCAGCTTGCTGGAGCGAAGTGCTTCTAATATGCCAGGCCTCAGCTGGGCCGACATCCGCCAGCCACAAATCTACAAGCCTTTTTTATGCTCCCTCTTGCCCATGTTCATGCAGCAGGCGGCCGGCCTCAACGTCCTGCTATTCTACGCCAAGGACATCTACGACGAAGCCGGTGCATCCTTAGAGTCCAATGACTGCGCCATCATTGGTGGTGGCATTACCGTGGCAACTTTTCTCGTGGCCACCCTACTCGCCGACAAAGCAGGACGCAAGGCACTGTTCATCGTTTCTGCCATCACCACCGTGATCGCTCTAGGAATGCTGGGCCTGTACTTCTACCTGAAGGACATCAACGGCGAAGATTTTCCCAAACACTACGGCTGGTTCCCATTGTTCGCCATTGGAACGTATTGTGTTGGCCACTCGCTGGGACTcggtcctctgccgttcgtgttCCTGGGCGAGATGATCCCACTGAAGGCCAAGGGAGTGGCGTCGGGTATATGCACGGCGTTCCTCTTCGGCGTCGGATTTCTGGTGGTAAAGGAGCACTTCGACTTGCAGCACCTTCTGGGCACAGCCGGCGCTTACTGGCTGTATGGATCACTCGTCATGGCCGCTTTTGTGCCCTTTGTGATGTTTGTGCCAGAGACGAAGGGCAAGAGCCTCGAAGAGATCGAGAAACTGTTCAGTGGCAGCGGCTCGCAGCCGTCAGTTTATATCACTGCTGCAGATCACGTGAAATTGCCTAGTTGTTAG
- the LOC144094685 gene encoding uncharacterized protein LOC144094685 gives MGRAGLLQLAVAVLLLLPGQPEAAVKGRRVVRYRCQYMRTHNRTNIVCAPVEIDHQVPGTTATASVEPETFNGQRVQREPMCGKLRQLAQRLAPLEEGSWKYCDPASCLRESPHCSRNVVSAECSRCLGRCWLMYAFPGAKGPQSKEFPCDPLGCGTPQLFCGGYKFKNDDPSGP, from the exons ATGGGGCGGGCCGGCCTGCTGCAGCTGGCGGTGGCAGTCCTTCTGCTACTGCCTGGGCAGCCAGAAGCGGCCGTCAAAGGTCGCAGGGTGGTCCGCTATCGGTGCCAGTACATGCGCACCCACAACCGCACCAACATCGTGTGCGCCCCCGTCGAGATCGACCATCAAGTCCCTGGCACTACCGCCACCGCCTCGGTGGAGCCGGAGACCTTCAACGGGCAACGTGTTCAGC GGGAGCCCATGTGCGGCAAGCTTCGGCAGCTCGCGCAGCGACTGGCGCCGCTCGAGGAGGGCTCCTGGAAATACTGCGACCCTGCCAGCTGTCTCCGTGAG AGCCCTCACTGCTCGCGTAACGTGGTGAGCGCCGAGTGCAGCCGGTGCCTGGGTCGCTGCTGGCTCATGTACGCCTTCCCGGGAGCCAAGGGGCCGCAGAGCAAGGAGTTCCCCTGCGACCCGCTGGGATGCGGCACACCCCAGCTCTTCT GTGGCGGGTACAAGTTCAAAAACGACGATCCCTCTGGACCATAA